The Blautia obeum ATCC 29174 region TGACCTTCCGGATGAAGTACAGACGACTGCCGACAGGACAGCAGTGGAAAATACAGAAGGGTTGACAGCGGAAGAAACACCGGCAGAACCTGTACATGAAATTTCTGCTGTTGATGTGACTGAAACAGACAACGACGAATCTGATTCTGAGGAGTAATATGTTTCAGATTGAAGAAGAACTAAAAAAACTTCCCGCGAAACCGGGTGTCTATCTGATGCACGATGAACGGGATGAGATCATTTATGTAGGAAAAGCGATCAGCCTTAAAAACCGTGTGCGGCAGTATTTTCAGAGTAGCCGTAACAAAGGTGCCAAGATTGAGCAGATGGTCACCCACATAGCCAGATTTGAATATATCATTACAGATTCTGAACTGGAGGCCCTGGTCCTTGAAAGCAATCTGATCAAGGAACATCGACCGAAATACAATACCATGCTGAAAGATGACAAGAGTTACCCGTTTATTAAGGTGACTGTTCAGGAGGCTTATCCAAGGGTATTGTTCGCCAGAAGAATGAAAAAAGACAAGAACCGTTATTTTGGTCCATATACCAGTGGTGGCGCTGTAAAAGATGTCATAGAACTGGTACGTAAATTGTATCAGGTACGTTCTTGTAATCGGAACCTTCCGAGAGACTGTGGAAAGGACCGTCCATGCCTGTATTATCACATGAAACAGTGCATGGGCCCGTGTACCGGCCATGCGGATCAGCGTGCCTATAAAGAAAATATCCAGAAGGTCATTCGTTTTCTAAACGGAGATTTTCAGGAAACGATCGATCAACTCACTGAAAAAATGCAGAAAGCATCTGAAGAAATGCGCTTTGAGGATGCTGCAGAAGCTCGAGATCTGATACGAAGTATCCAGAAGATCGGCGAGCGGCAGAAGATTACAGCATATGGAGAAGAAGACAGAGATATCATAGCGTGTGATATGGATGAAAGCCTTGATCTGCGAGAACAGGATGCAGTTGTTCAGGTGTTTTTTATGCGTGATGGCAAGCTGATTGGAAGGGATCATTTTTATCTGAGAGTGGCCAGAGGAGATACCCGGTCACAAGTATTGTCCAGTTTTGTAAAGCAGTTTTATGCCGGTACACCATTTATTCCGGGAGAGATTACACTGCAGACAGAGATAGAAGATGCGGATGTTATTGAGGAATGGCTGACATCCAGAAGAAAACAGAAAGTTCGTATTGTTGTGCCCAAAAAAGGAACCAAGGAAAAGCTTGTTGAACTTGCATGGGAGAATGCGCGAATGGTTCTGGAGAAGGACCGTGAGCGTATTCGAAGGGAAGAAGGCAGAACGATCGGAGCGGTTCATGAAGTGGAAGATTGGCTTGGGCTTAAAGGTCTTAATCGAATGGAAGCTTTTGATATCTCTAATATCAGTGGATTTGAGTCCGTAGGTTCCATGGTTGTTTATGAGAAAGGAAAGCCAAAGCGCAGCGATTACCGTAAGTTTCGCATTAAATCTGTGCAGGGCCCGAACGATTATGCCAGTATGGAAGAGGTTTTGACAAGGCGGTTTACACATGAAAGCAACGGAGAATTTGACAGCTTTTCCAGAATGCCGGATCTGCTTCTGATGGATGGTGGAAGAGGCCAGGTAAATATAGCACTGGGTGTTCTTGATAAACTTGGAATACGGATCCCGGTCTGTGGTATGGTAAAAGATGATCATCATCGAACGAGAGGACTTTATTTTGATAATATTGAAATACCAATCGACACCAACAGTGAAGGATTTCGCCTGATCACAAGAATACAGGATGAGGCTCACCGTTTCGCAATAGAATATCATCGATCGCTTCGAAGTAAAGAACAGGTTCATTCTGTTCTGGATGATATTCCGGGAATCGGCGAACGGAGACGAAAAGCTCTGATGCGACGTTACCGTTCGATAGAAGGAATCCGTGATGCAACGGTAGAAGAACTTGCAGAGACGGAGTCAATGAATATAGGAAGTGCAAAACAGGTGTATGAATTTTTTCACCCGAATAAATAAACATTAAAGGAGAACACATTATGAAAGGTGTATTGATGACAAAGATGGTACAGGAGCTTAACCTTACAAATCTGACTCCTGAAATTGATCTGTCCGAGATGCGGATCATGACGGCGGAAATCAACCGTCCGGCACTGCAGCTGACCGGTTATCTGGAGCATTTTGCAAATGAACGTGTTCAGATCATTGGTTATGTAGAGTACACATATCTGATGCAGCTCAGTGATGAAAAGAGAATGATGAAATATGAACGTTTTATTTCAAGTAAGATTCCATGCGTTATCTTCAGTACGATGACCAAGCCCTCACAGGATATGATCGATATGGCAATCAAATACAATGTGCCGACATTTGTTACAGAGAGAACCACTTCCAGTCTGATGGCAGAGATTATCCGCTGGCTTGGTGTTCAGCTGGCTCCATGTATTTCCATTCATGGTGTGCTTGTAGATGTTTATGGCGAAGGAATTCTGATCACAGGAGAGAGCGGTATTGGTAAGAGTGAAGCTGCACTGGAGCTGATTAAACGAGGACATCGTCTTGTAAGTGATGATGTTGTAGAGCTGCGTAAAGTCAGTGATGTCACTCTGGTAGGCTCGGCACCGGATATTACCCGTCATTTTATCGAACTTCGCGGCATCGGTATTATTGATGTCAAGACACTGTTTGGTGTAGAAAGTGTTAAAGATACGCAGTCTGTTGATCTTGTCATCAAACTTGAAGAGTGGGACCGCGATAAAGAATACGATCGTCTCGGACTTCATGAAGAATATACAGAGTATCTTGGAAACAAGATTGTCTGCCATTCTCTGCCGATCAGACCAGGACGTAACCTGGCGGTTATTGTAGAATCA contains the following coding sequences:
- the uvrC gene encoding excinuclease ABC subunit UvrC, whose product is MFQIEEELKKLPAKPGVYLMHDERDEIIYVGKAISLKNRVRQYFQSSRNKGAKIEQMVTHIARFEYIITDSELEALVLESNLIKEHRPKYNTMLKDDKSYPFIKVTVQEAYPRVLFARRMKKDKNRYFGPYTSGGAVKDVIELVRKLYQVRSCNRNLPRDCGKDRPCLYYHMKQCMGPCTGHADQRAYKENIQKVIRFLNGDFQETIDQLTEKMQKASEEMRFEDAAEARDLIRSIQKIGERQKITAYGEEDRDIIACDMDESLDLREQDAVVQVFFMRDGKLIGRDHFYLRVARGDTRSQVLSSFVKQFYAGTPFIPGEITLQTEIEDADVIEEWLTSRRKQKVRIVVPKKGTKEKLVELAWENARMVLEKDRERIRREEGRTIGAVHEVEDWLGLKGLNRMEAFDISNISGFESVGSMVVYEKGKPKRSDYRKFRIKSVQGPNDYASMEEVLTRRFTHESNGEFDSFSRMPDLLLMDGGRGQVNIALGVLDKLGIRIPVCGMVKDDHHRTRGLYFDNIEIPIDTNSEGFRLITRIQDEAHRFAIEYHRSLRSKEQVHSVLDDIPGIGERRRKALMRRYRSIEGIRDATVEELAETESMNIGSAKQVYEFFHPNK
- the hprK gene encoding HPr(Ser) kinase/phosphatase, which codes for MKGVLMTKMVQELNLTNLTPEIDLSEMRIMTAEINRPALQLTGYLEHFANERVQIIGYVEYTYLMQLSDEKRMMKYERFISSKIPCVIFSTMTKPSQDMIDMAIKYNVPTFVTERTTSSLMAEIIRWLGVQLAPCISIHGVLVDVYGEGILITGESGIGKSEAALELIKRGHRLVSDDVVELRKVSDVTLVGSAPDITRHFIELRGIGIIDVKTLFGVESVKDTQSVDLVIKLEEWDRDKEYDRLGLHEEYTEYLGNKIVCHSLPIRPGRNLAVIVESAAVNHRQKKMGYNAAEELYKRVQANIARKRES